In Mycteria americana isolate JAX WOST 10 ecotype Jacksonville Zoo and Gardens chromosome 5, USCA_MyAme_1.0, whole genome shotgun sequence, one DNA window encodes the following:
- the FIBIN gene encoding fin bud initiation factor homolog isoform X2 codes for MPAALRLLWLGCLCSLCRGYFEGPLYPEMSNGTLHHYFVPDGDYEENDDPERCQLLFRVEDAGRVLEGIGKSISYDLDGEESYSTYLRRESAQISDAYSSSDRSLSELEGKFRQGQEQGGREEARLGDSFLGLLLHARALLRETRHISSGLRDKHDLLALTVRSHGARLSRLKNDYLRA; via the exons ATGCCGGCAGCGCTGCGCCTGCTGTGGctgggctgcctctgcagcctctgCCGCGGGTACTTCGAGGGCCCGCTGTACCCCGAGATGTCCAACGGGACCCTGCACCACTACTTCGTCCCCGACGGGGACTACGAGGAGAACGACGACCCCGAGCGGTGCCAGCTGCTCTTCAGG GTGGAGGACGCGGGCCGGGTGCTGGAGGGCATCGGCAAGAGCATCTCCTACGACCTGGACGGGGAGGAGAGCTACAGCACCTACCTGCGCCGCGAGTCCGCCCAGATCAGCGACGCCTACTCCAGCTCGGACCGGTCGCTGAGCGAGCTGGAGGGCAAGTTCCgccaggggcaggagcagggcggCCGGGAGGAGGCCCGCTTGGGCGACAgcttcctggggctgctgctgcacgcCCGCGCCCTGCTCCGGGAGACCCGCCACATCTCCAGCGGGCTGCGGGACAAGCACGACCTCCTCGCCCTCACCGTCCGCAGCCACGGCGCCCGCCTCAGCCGCCTCAAGAACGACTATCTCCGCGCCTGA
- the FIBIN gene encoding fin bud initiation factor homolog isoform X1, whose protein sequence is MPAALRLLWLGCLCSLCRGYFEGPLYPEMSNGTLHHYFVPDGDYEENDDPERCQLLFRVSEQRRCGAAAAAGGGGLSLREELTVLGRQVEDAGRVLEGIGKSISYDLDGEESYSTYLRRESAQISDAYSSSDRSLSELEGKFRQGQEQGGREEARLGDSFLGLLLHARALLRETRHISSGLRDKHDLLALTVRSHGARLSRLKNDYLRA, encoded by the coding sequence ATGCCGGCAGCGCTGCGCCTGCTGTGGctgggctgcctctgcagcctctgCCGCGGGTACTTCGAGGGCCCGCTGTACCCCGAGATGTCCAACGGGACCCTGCACCACTACTTCGTCCCCGACGGGGACTACGAGGAGAACGACGACCCCGAGCGGTGCCAGCTGCTCTTCAGGGTGAGCGAGCAGcggcggtgcggcgcggcggcggcggcgggcggcggcgggctgaGCCTGCGGGAGGAGCTGACGGTGCTGGGCCGGCAGGTGGAGGACGCGGGCCGGGTGCTGGAGGGCATCGGCAAGAGCATCTCCTACGACCTGGACGGGGAGGAGAGCTACAGCACCTACCTGCGCCGCGAGTCCGCCCAGATCAGCGACGCCTACTCCAGCTCGGACCGGTCGCTGAGCGAGCTGGAGGGCAAGTTCCgccaggggcaggagcagggcggCCGGGAGGAGGCCCGCTTGGGCGACAgcttcctggggctgctgctgcacgcCCGCGCCCTGCTCCGGGAGACCCGCCACATCTCCAGCGGGCTGCGGGACAAGCACGACCTCCTCGCCCTCACCGTCCGCAGCCACGGCGCCCGCCTCAGCCGCCTCAAGAACGACTATCTCCGCGCCTGA